A window of Lysobacter sp. TY2-98 genomic DNA:
GACACCTGCGATCTCTACGAAGTCGCGTTGCGCGAGCTGGAAATTCCGCTGTTCCAGGAAGTGCTGCGCCATTGCGACGGCAACCAGAGCCGTGCGGCGCAGCTGCTCGGCATCCATCGCGCCACGCTGCGCAAGAAGCTGCGCGAATACGGACTCGCGCAGAGCTGAGTCGCCGGCCCGTTCGGGGGCGGCCGGTATAATTCGCGCTTCCCCACGTCGCACGAAATCGCCATGACCGCAGCTCCGAACGGCCCGTCGGTGAAGCTCCGCCGCGCCCTGTTGTCCGTCTCCGACAAGACTGGGCTGCTGCCGCTCGCGCAGGCACTCGCGCGCCACGGCGTCGAACTCGTGTCCACGGGCGGCACTGCGAAGGCGTTGCGCGATGCGGGCCTCGCGGTGCGCGACGTCAGCGAACTCACCGGCTTCCCGGAAATGATGGACGGCCGCGTCAAGACGCTGCATCCGCTCGTGCACGGCGGCCTGCTTGGTCGCGCCGGCACCGACGATGCGGTGATGGCGCAGCACGGCATCGGCGCGATCGATCTGCTGGTGCTGAATCTCTATCCGTTCGAGAAGGTGTCGGCCGATCCGTCGAGCACGCTCGAGAACATCGTCGAGAACATCGATATCGGCGGCCCGGCGATGCTGCGGTCGGCGGCGAAGAACTTCGCGCGCGTCGCCGTCGCTACCGATCCGTCGCAGTACGACGGAATCGTCGCCGAACTCGATGCACACGACGGGGCACTGTCCGCCGCGACGCGTTTCGCGCTGTCGGTCGCCGCGTTCAATCGCGTCGCACAGTACGACGCCTGCATCAGCGACTACCTGTCCGCGATCACCGACATCGCCGAGGGCGGCACGGTCGAGCGCAGCCCGTTCCCGCAGCAGAACAACGGCAGCTTCATCAAGGTGATGGACCTGCGCTACGGCGAGAACCCGCACCAGCTCGGCGCGTTCTACCGCGACCTGTATCCCGTGCCGGGCACCCTCGCCACGTTCACGCAGCTACAGGGCAAGGAACTCAGCTACAACAACCTCGCCGACGCCGATGCCGCGTGGGAGTGCGTGCGCCAGTTCGAGAACACCGCCTGCGTGATCGTGAAACACGCGAACCCGTGCGGCGTCGCCGAAGGCGCGAGCTGCGCCGACACGTACGAAGCGGCCTACGCGACGGATCCCACGTCCGCGTTCGGCGGCATCATCGCCTTCAACCGCAAGCTCGACGGCGCGACGGCGAAGACCATCCTCGACCGCCAGTTCGTCGAAGTGCTGATCGCGCCGGATTACGACGACGACGCGCTCGCCTACGCGAAGAAGAAGGCGAACGTGCGCGTGCTGCGGATTCCGCACGGCGACGGCCGCAACAACATGGAC
This region includes:
- the fis gene encoding DNA-binding transcriptional regulator Fis; this translates as MSAAASDLAPSVVTDIRPGARTPLREHVAVSIRRFLRDLDGCDTCDLYEVALRELEIPLFQEVLRHCDGNQSRAAQLLGIHRATLRKKLREYGLAQS
- the purH gene encoding bifunctional phosphoribosylaminoimidazolecarboxamide formyltransferase/IMP cyclohydrolase, whose amino-acid sequence is MTAAPNGPSVKLRRALLSVSDKTGLLPLAQALARHGVELVSTGGTAKALRDAGLAVRDVSELTGFPEMMDGRVKTLHPLVHGGLLGRAGTDDAVMAQHGIGAIDLLVLNLYPFEKVSADPSSTLENIVENIDIGGPAMLRSAAKNFARVAVATDPSQYDGIVAELDAHDGALSAATRFALSVAAFNRVAQYDACISDYLSAITDIAEGGTVERSPFPQQNNGSFIKVMDLRYGENPHQLGAFYRDLYPVPGTLATFTQLQGKELSYNNLADADAAWECVRQFENTACVIVKHANPCGVAEGASCADTYEAAYATDPTSAFGGIIAFNRKLDGATAKTILDRQFVEVLIAPDYDDDALAYAKKKANVRVLRIPHGDGRNNMDVKRVGSGLLMQTADIREVTRDELKVVTRLAPTEAQMADLLFAWRVAKFVKSNAIVYAKDHRTIGVGAGQMSRVYSARIAGIKAVDAGLVVPGSVMASDAFFPFRDGIDAAAEAGIKAVIQPGGSMRDAEVIAAADEHGLAMVFTGIRHFRH